The genomic interval ATGATGCCAAAGCAACTTTTTTTCTTATAGGAAATGAAATAGAAAAAAATCCTGAAATAGCGAAGGAAATTGCCAAAAATGGTCATCAACTTGGAAATCATACATACTCCCACAAGCGAATGATTTTTAAATCACAATCCTTTATAAAGACAGAAATTGAAGACACAAATAAATTAATCAAAAAAGCAGGTTATACAGGAGACATAGATTTCAGACCGCCTAATGGGAAGAGGCTTATCGGACTTCCTTATTATTTGAAAAAAGCCAATATGGATACGATACTCTGGGACATCGAGCCAGATACTTATTATCAAGTGGCAGAGGATAAAGTAAACTATGTGAAAGAATCAGTGAAGCCTGGTTCCGTTATTTTAATGCATCCAATGTATGATCAAACGGGTGAGGAATTGAAAGCAATAGAAGGTGTTTTAAAAACATTAATGGAAGAAGGATATACTTTTGTTACTGTTAATGAGCTCCAGCAATTAGGGGGGAAATAAATAAAAGAAGACGAACGAATTTTTAATTATACTAGTCATTTCCCTAACGAATCTCTTTCGGCTGCATAAGGTGGATGCTCCATCCAGCCATTTTTAATCATGATTTTTGCTGCATCTTCTACAAACGATGCTATTTGAATTAAGCCTCTTGTATACATAAAACCTAAATCATGTCTACCATTCACTGCAACCGAGTTTCCAAAGGATCTAATCTTCATGGAAAACATATCCACTTTATGGAATAGCATTATTTTTTCAGAAAAAGGAGAAACGGTTGATGTTGTTACTAAATGATCAAGAAAAGATGGCGCTGGTAAATCTTCATTATGTAGTTTGTCCATATAATGCTCCACATGCTTGTGAGTGAAATTTTTTCCTCTAATAAATAATTCGCGAATTTCTTCATTTTTTGTAACTTGGCTAAATGCCATAATTAATGCTTTACTCGCAACATTATTTTCAATATTGTCGTAAAGATGGGCGACTTCTAATGCATGTAAAGGTCTGACATGTCCAAAATATCCATTTAAAAAATCCTTTTGAACAAAATCTGTTTTTTCAGGTATTGGAATAATAGGTGGCTTACTAATAAATCCTTTAGTCATTAATAGTTCTTTGATTTGCTCTATTAAAGCCATCGTTGCTTCCATACAATACGAAAAAAATTCCTTTACATCTTTTCTAAAAACAAGTGGTACAGCAACATTATAAATGCTTATTCCTGCTTTGGCAGTATATTTAAGATAATGTACATAGAATTCATCTTCAAATAATCGAGGGGCATCAAGGTTCAAATCCTCTTATATAGAAAAACCTTTCGGGATTGGAAAATTTTCCTTCTTAAATATAGCTTCTATCGTATTTAAGAATTCGCTACATAAGTTATATGCCTTTTTCAATAAATGCTTAATATCTTTATCCTCCACATGCTGAAGGTAGTAATGGAGATAGCATTTAGACATGCTGTTTCCCATATAAGTCGCCCAAAGTTTCCCCATTTCTGCAGATGTAAGCTTTTCATTGAGGTCTATTGTTGTTGAACGTATATTCAGCGGTTCGCGCGTGTCCATAATAAAACTCCTTTTACTTGTTTTATTGTAGTATTTTCAATCATTTCTCATTGTATGCTAAGTGTAATTACCTATTATTTGAAACGTAATAATAATAGAATCCCTTTTCCTCTGTGTTTCAATCGTTTAGAATAATACAGAAAAAAGAAAATTTTGAGGAGTATCAAATGAAAATACTAATAGTGGAAGACGATAAAACCATTGCCTCTGGTTTAGAATACAGTTTACAAAGTGAAAAGTATGAAACAATTACGTGTTTTAACGTACAAACTGCCAAAAGAGCTTTAGAGGACCAACTAAAATTTATTGATTTATGTATCTTTGACCTTTCCCTTCCAGATGGTTCTGGATATGAACTATGTGAATATGTCAAAAGTAAAGCTGATAAGCCTGTCATTTTTTTAACAGCTTTAGATGATGAAGTGAATGTCGTAATGGGACTGGATATGGGTGCAGATGACTATATAACAAAACCATTTCGCTTAAGAGAGCTTCTTTCTAGAATTAAATCCGTTTTGCGGCGGTACAATAAGCAGCTGCAGAATAATCCTTTGATTGAAATAGATTCGATACGCATTAACACATCGGAAGGAAAGATTTATAAAAGAAATGAGGAAGTAATGGTTACGGCACTTGAATATCGCTTATTTCTCATTTTTGCTAATAATATAGGACAAGTTTTAACTAGAAGCCAATTATTAGAGAAAATATGGGATGTGGCAGGAGATTTTGTTAATGATAATACATTAACCGTTTATATAAAAAGGCTCCGCGAAAAATTAGAGGACGATCCTCAAAAACCAACTATCATCAAAACCATACGTGGACTTGGCTATAAGGTAGGGGATTAATATGATTCGTAATCGAGAAGTGAAGGTACTTCTATTCATTTTAGCGGTTATTAGCATAATGGCTATCATCTATGCAAGTGTTGTATATTCCATTTCAGCTGCAGTTTTTTTACTCGTTGTGATTGCTGCTATCACGTATTGTTTTTATCATTTTACTAGATACCGGTATAAGGAAATGGAAAAGCTATCGAATTATTTACAGCAAATTAGCAACGGAGATGTAAGGCTGGATATTCGGGATAATGTGGAAGGCGAATTGAGTATTTTAAAAAATAACATTTATAAGGTTACATTAATGTTATCGGAGCAGAGCGCTCTTTTACGTGAGGAAAAATTAAAGCTTACAGATGCTATTTCAGATATATCCCATCAATTGAAAACACCATTAACTTCCATGGTTGTCATGACCGATTTGTTGTGCAATCCAAATCTTGAAGAAATGAGAAGGCGTGAATTTACGAATAATATTTCGATTCAGCTGGAAAGAATGGAATGGCTTGTTTCTTCCTTGCTGAAATTATCGAAAATGGATGCTGGGACGATTCCTTTTAAAAAGGAGCAAGTTGATGTTAAAAAACTGATTAATAAGTCAGTAGAACCAATATTAATTCCAATGGATATTAAAGGACTTTCTTTTGAGATTACAGGAGACGAGAGTGTTTCCTATACTGGAGATTTTAATTGGACTGCGGAAGCACTCATTAATATTTTGAAAAATTGTGTGGAGCATACCTCTGAAGATGGAAAAATACATATTCGATACGCTGAAAATGTTTTATTTACAGAAATCATTATTCAGGATAATGGGAAAGGCATCTCTAAAAAAGATTTGCCTTATATATTTAAACGATTTTATAAGGGAGAAAATGCAAGTGAAGATAGCATCGGTATTGGTTTAGCGATGGCCTATAGTATTATCAAAAGCCAGCATGGCGATATTGAAGTTAGAAGTAAGGTGGGGGAAGGGACTACTTTTCATATTAAGTTTTATAAACAGGTGATTTAGTGGGGATAACGGTATCTAGGAGCGGGAATGAAAGCCAGAAATGCCCCATAAAAAAGAACAAAGCATAAAAGAACTTGCCACCTATTCCTACGAAAGTGACTAAATTGTCACTTTAAAGTCACTGGAGAGTCACTTTAGACAGGTACACTAAGAGCATCAAGTATTTGGAGGACGATAAAATGGAAATTTTAAAAATAGAAAATTTGTCTAAAGTGTATGGAAAAGGGGAAACGGCAGTAACGGCATTGGATAATGTATCTTTCACTGTTAATAAGGGTGAATTTGTTGCGATTATCGGACCATCTGGATCAGGTAAATCTACGTTGCTTCACATGCTAGGTGGAGTGGATAGACCGACAAATGGAAAAGTTTTTGTAGATAATACAGATATTTATCAATTAAATGAAACACAATTAGCTATTTTTAGAAGAAGACAAATTGGTCTTATCTATCAATTTTATAACTTAATCCCTATTCTTTCCGTAGAAGAAAATATTACGCTGCCTCTTCTATTAGATAATCATCAAGTAGATAAAGAGCAATTTAATCGCATTGTATCTATATTAGGCTTGCAACAAAGATTAGATCATCTTCCTAATCAATTATCGGGGGGACAGCAGCAGCGTGTTTCCATTGGACGTGCACTTATCAGTAATCCTGCTATTATGCTTGCAGACGAGCCTACAGGAAATTTAGATAGTAAAAATAGTGAAGAGATTATGGAACTATTAAAAATGTTTAATAAAACCTATAATCAAACACTGATTGTTATTACCCATGATGAACGAATTGCATTACAAGCAGATCGAGTTATATCTGTTGAAGATGGAAAAATCGCCAAAAATGAGGTGATTCGTCCATGAATATCATGAATAAACTCACTTTAAGAAATTTAAAGGAGAATAAGCGAAGAACACTAGTAACCATAATTGGGGTCATTATCTCTGTTAGTATGCTGACAGCTGTAGCGACGCTTGGTCTTTCTTTTATCGATTTATTAAAGAGAGACAGTATGGCAAGAGACGGAGAGTGGCATGCACAATTTAGCGGTGTTAACAGCGAGCAAGCCAAAGAAATTAGAAAGGATAGTAATATAGAAAAAGTTATTTTATCCAATGATTTGGGCTATGCGAACTGGAAGGATTCAAAAAATGAAAATAAACCGTATTTATTTTTTAAGCAGTATGATGAGCAAGGATTTAAGCAATTTTTAATTACCTTAAAAGAAGGTACGTTTCCAAAAGCCGCTAATGAAATAATTATATCTGATGAAATGAGGAAGAAGGGAAATAGTCATTATGCTATCGGTGAAGAGTTAAAGGTTAGTATTGGGGAAAGGCATTTTAAATTAGATGAAGAAGATTCCATCCTAACACAAACAGATCCTCTACAAAGGAATGAAGAAGGGGAAAGTGTAGAAGAAATCCAGCAGGCAAAATCCTACACATTCAAAATTGTCGGAATCATGGAAACTCCATCTTGGGAACCTTCATGGTCACCAGGATATACCGTTGTTAGCTATTTGGACCAAAACGAATTAACAACTAGCAGCAGTGTAAATGCAAGTGTTGTGATGAAAAAGGTAAAGCAGTCTCTATATGAGGACTCGGAATCATTGGCAAAGAAATTAGCCATTGCAAAAGTAAATTTTAATAATGAGTTATTGCGTTATTATGGCGTATCATCGAATGATAATTTGCTTCTTACAATGTATTCTTTAATAGGTATTGTCATCCTTGTTATCGTTATTGGTTCTGTGGCACTGATTTATAATGCGTTTGCTATTAGTGTGTCGGAACGGGCAAGACATTTAGGTATGCTTTCGAGTGTAGGAGCGACTAAGAAGCAAAAAAGAAATTCTGTATTCTTTGAGGGTGCAGTAATAGGTGGCATCAGTATACCAATAGGAATAATTGCTGGGCTTGTGGGAATTGGAATTACATTCTCTTTTATCAATAAGTATTTGCAAGATGCCCTAAACTCTACTCAAGAATTAAATGTAGTTGTAACGCCTTATTCCATCCTATTTTCTATTATTATTTCAGTTGTAACCATATTTATTTCAACCTATTTGCCAGCTAGGAAAGCATCAAAGATTTCTGCAATTGATGCAATTAGACAAACGCAAGATATTAAATTATCAGGGAAAAAAATGAAAACATCTAAATTTGTGCGCAAGCTATTTGGAATAGAAGCGGAAATTGGCTTAAAAAACTTAAAACGGAATAAGCGTAGATATCAAACAACCGTATTTTCCTTAGTTATTAGTATTTTGCTTTTCTTAGTCGTGGCTTATTTTACCGATAATATGAAAAAGTCAGTGGGACTCTCACAGGAAAATATCGATTACGATATTGCTGTGTCTGCAGATTCAACAACTCCAGAGGAAGAGCTGCAGATTTTAGCGAATGCACCAAGTATTACAGAAAGCAATTTAATTAAGAATGCGTATGTAAGTACCTATTTAAAGAAAGATCTTTTAAGTGAAAATAATAGGAAATCGGTGGAAAAAGGTGATGCGTTCTTAGAGGACGGCAAACTCCCCTTTACTGTAAATTTCTTTATTTTATCTGAATCTGCTTTTAAGCGTTACGCTAATTCAGTAGGCTTTCCTATCAAAGAATATACGAATCCCGATGATCCAAAAGGGATAGTGATAGAGACGGCATCTTATTTTGATCCATATGAAGAGAAATTTGTGGAGGAAAAAGTGCTGAATGCGAAACCAGGGGATTATCTCGATCTCTATAGTTACCGTGAAGAAAGCGCAAAGGATGAAATATTTACTAAGATACAGATTGGCTTATTTACGAATGAAACATTCATGGGAATGGATGCTGATAATTATAGAATGTTAACAATGATCATCTCTAATGAAGTAGCAGAGAAATTATTTGAAAAGGAAAAAAATATTAATTTGAACTACAATCTCTATTTAAATAGCGACAATCCGGAGAAAGCCCAAGAAGAGTTAGAAGATTTAAAAACAGGCTCTATCTATATTTACAATGTGGAAAAGGATCGTAAGCAATCGGAACAGATGATTATGATTATGTCTGTTTTTATGTACGGTTTTATTTCCCTCATTTCCTTAATTAGTATTGCCAATATCTTTAATACCATTTCTACAAGTATATCTTTAAGAAAAAGAGAATTTGCTATGCTGCGTTCTGTTGGAATGACCCCAACTGGTTTTAATAAAATGATTTACTTTGAGAGTATCTTTTATGGGATAAAAGCATTGATGTATGGTCTTCCAATTAGCATAGGAGTAATAGCTATCCTATACTGGTCTATAAGCAATACATTTGAATATGGTTTTGCGCTTCCATGGTTAAGCATTTTCTATGTAGTGATTGCTATATTTATCATTGTCGCTTCCGCTATGCTATATTCAGTCAGCAAAATTAAGAAAGAAAATATTATTGATGGCTTAAAGCAAGAGAATGCTTAATAGGAACAAAAGAAAAATAGAGAAGAATTAGAAAAAAACTCGTCCGTTTTGTAACTGGTTCTGATTCCTATCACAAAAACTAAAAATGTATATGAAAGAGACTATCAATTTGTAATAGAATTTGATGGTCTTTTTCTGTTGATATAACGCGGAAAAATTATAAAATAGGCGTGAAGCTGTAAGCTAATTTGTATATCAAAATGTAAGGTTACAGAGGTTTCTGTTACCTTGATAATCGGACTGCAAAATGCGGTGTTTTTTATTTGCAAATTTATGTTTTTTCTTCGGCTTTGGTTACTGTTGTTGTTCGCGTAGCTATGAGAATTCATAAGCGGAGAATTTCCGGCTAATGCACAAAAGAAAGCTTATAAAGTAAAAATAAACGGAAATTTTCCGGTTAACTCCTCTAAATAAGACAAAATCAAGAGTTTTGTAGCATATAAGCGGAAAAACTAACCTTATTTTTAAGTGAATAGGGACAATTTTCAATATAAGCGAAATTTTTACGTTTATGTTCCCATCACGGTGAAAGGAACATCCAGTTATTATTGAGCCTTGGACCAAAAATACTTTTAGCGACACTTTGTAATGTTCATACACATAACAAATAGCCCTGCATTTTGCAGGACAAAAGATATAGCAAACAAAAGGAAATTTTTAAATACATTTTCATAAAATGAGACAGGTATCCGAACCCGTTATCCGTTTTGGTGTTTTTTTTCCTATGTAAAAGCAAGCAGGTAAGGGAAAGAAGAATGTAGAATCAATAAAAGAAGACGGAGGAGGATAAAAAATGACGATTGATATTTTACAACAAAATAAGAAAAGCTGGAATAAAGTAGCCCATCATTTTAATGGGATAGACGCATTGCCTAGCTATGGCCCTTTTAGCCAAACGGAAGAGGAATTAAGACTATTGAAAGAAATAACAAATAAAAAAGTCCTTGATATTGGGTGTGGCAGTGGACATTCTTTACTGTACATGGCTGATAAAGGAGCTAGTGAATTATGGGGGATAGACCTATCTGAAAAGCAAATAGAGACTGCAAAAGAAACATTAAAAGGTCTATCTTCCAACTTATTCTGTGCTGCGATGGAGGAAGATATCGGTCTTCCGACATTATATTTCGACACCGTTTATTCTATCTATGCAATTGGATGGACAACAGATTTAGCCTCGACCTTTAAACTTATTTATTCATATTTAAAGCCAGGAGGAGAATTTATTTTTAGTTGGGATCATCCATTATATGCGCATATGCAAAGTGAAAACGGGCAAATCTATCTTCAAGGTTCCTATCAAGAAGAAGGTTTAACAGCTTATCAAAGGTTTAAAGGAGAAGAAGCACCAGTAGTCATACCAAAAAGAAAGATGAGTACTTATATAAATGAATTAATTAAAGCTGGATTTACCATTGAATCCGTTATAGAAAGTGAGGTTTCCAAAAATTTTGAAACGATCGAAACGGAAATCTCTGATCGTTATTATTCCTTATACAAAGCAAGAAAATTTCCAACTACTATGATTATGAAAGCAAGAAAAGCATGACATGTGGGCAGCCACATGTCATTTTTCATGATAAACGTTTTGGAAGATAAATAGAAATTTTCACCAAAGACTCTCGCAATTGTAACAAAAAGAAGTACACGGTTATTAATAGACATTACTTTTAATAGAAACTATAATTTAATTATCTACTAGCTTGTTAAAAAATTCACATATGTAATTCTTTTTTGAGATGTTTTGCAAACGTATTCTTAAATGTCTGTTTTAATAACCAGGATAAAAATAAGGTCTGGGATTTTTTAAAACAAAAGCATTTTTCCTACATGCCTTATTTTTAAATATATTAAAAAGGGGTTTTGAAAGTGGTAACTGCTTTAAATGCAACAACAGTATTGGACAAGGAATATGGTCTATATATTAATGGGCAATGGGTAAAAGGTTCAGAAGGAAAGCTAATTAGCAGCTATAACCCTAGTAATGGAGAAAAGTTGGCTGATTTTGTGGACGCTACCTATGCAGATGTAGATCAAGCAGTGGCTGCAGCAGCAGAGGCATTAAAAACATGGAAGAAAGTAAGTTTAATAGATAGAAGCAATTTATTATTAAAAATTGCTGATTTAATTGATGAACATGCGGAAAAATTAGCCTTAGTGGAGACATTGGATAACGGAAAGCCACTAAGAGAAACAAGAAATATTGATGTTCCATTAAGCTCTGATCATTTTCGTTATTTTGCAGGGGTAATCCGATCAGAAGAAGGGACTGCGCAAGCATTCGATGAGGATACTTTGTCCATTTCAATAAAGGAGCCTATTGGGGTAGTTGGTCAAATCATTCCTTGGAATTTTCCTTTATTAATGGCTGCATGGAAGATTGCACCCGCTATTGCAGCCGGTAATACGGTAGTTATTCATCCGTCGTCTACAACTTCTTTAAGCTTATTAGAACTAGCTAAAATCTTCGATCAAGTATTGCCAAATGGAGTAGTTAATGTCATTACGGGTCGCGGTTCCCACTCTGGAGATTATATGTTACATCATGAAGGATTTGCAAAAATTGCTTTTACAGGATCAACGGAAATTGGCCAAGAAGTTGCGGTTGCTGCAGCGAAAAGACTTATTCCATCAACACTTGAGCTAGGCGGAAAGTCAGCGAATATCATATTTAATGATGCACCAATGGAGCGAGCTTTGGAAGGGGTTCAATTAGGAATTCTTTTTAACCAAGGACAGGTTTGCTGTGCTGGTTCTCGTATTTTTATCCAAGAAGGAATTTATGAGGAGTTCCTCGCAAAAATGAAGCTTGCATTTGAGGATGTAAAAGTTGGCCTGCCTTGGGAAGAGGATGTAGTGATGGGGGCGCAAATAAATGAGCGCCAATTAGAACAAATTTTAGAATATGTAAAAATCGGCGAAGAAGAAGGAGCAAGAGTTGTAACAGGGGGCTGCAGACTCGAAAATAATGGATTGGAAAAAGGCGCATTTATGGCACCAACGATTTTAGCCGATGCTACAAATGAGATGCGCATCGCACAAGAAGAAATTTTTGGTCCAGTTGCAACGGTAATAAAATTTAAGACCGAAGAAGAGGTTATTGAGCTGGCTAACCAATCTGAGTTTGGACTTGGTGGAGCAGTATTCTCCCGTGATATTAATACTGCACTTCGTGTAGCAAGAAGTGTAGAAACAGGTCGTATGTGGGTGAATACGTATAATCAGCTTCCAGCAGGAGCTCCATTTGGAGGCTATAAAAAATCAGGAATCGGCAGAGAAACATACAAGAGCATATTAGATGGGTATACACAGACGAAAAATATTTATATCGTAACGAAAGAAGAAACAGAGGGAATGTATTAAAGGAAAATAGGAGGCTGCTAGGACTTTGTCTTAGTGGCTTTTTTTATGTTTAAAAGTTCATGTATAATTTGCTCTAAGATAAAAAATAAAAATTTAGTTTTTTCTTGAACTTTTTCCCCAGTAGAAAGTCTAATGTATAGGACAATTTGAGGAGGTGATTAATTGGAAGAGTTAGAGTTTAGTAAGAAAGCCATTAAAGGAGATGATGATGCCTTTTTGAAAGTAATGCAATTACATAAAGAATCATTGCTAAGAGCTGCTTTAGCATTTTTAAAAGATGAAGATGCGGCAATAGAAGCATTGCAGGAAGTAACCTATCGAGCTTATAAAAAGATACATACCGTTAAAGAGCCAGCCTATTTAAAAACATGGCTAACAAGAATTATGATCAATTATTGTCAAGATCAAGTAAAGAGATCCAACAGAGTTATTTCTGATAACCAAGTATATGATGGATCTGTTTACCAAGACCAATCCTTGATTGAACTAAAGGAAGCCCTTGGATTGTTATCTAATGAAGATCAGCAATTAATCTATTTGAAATATTTTCAAAATACGAAAATCAAAGAAATTGCCGCAATGGAAAAAATACCAGAGGGAACCGTAAAGTCTCGATTACATAAAGTACTGAAAACATTAAGACTATATTTTAAGGAGAAAGGAGAGAGTGATCATGTATGAACAAGAGGAACAAAGATTGTCTAAGTTAAAGAATGACTTAGAAAAAGTAGAATTACCGATCGGAAAAACGGATGAAGCCATTTTAAGTGGATTTATGAAAGCAAAGCGAGAAAAAAATCTGGTTAAGAAAAAACAAAAAAGATTAGTAGGGCTTGCGATTGCTGCCATTATTATCATTTTCTTTGTAACTTCCATTCGAATATCCCCAACTTTTGCAAATGCTCTCTCAACAATCCCTGGGATGGAATGGATGATTGGTTTTATTGAACAAGATAAAGGCTTTTCCGCCATTATAGAAAATGATTATTATCAAAAGGTAGATGTTTCTGAGACAAAAGGAGATTTGACGTTAACGATAGATGGAGTAATTATGGATGAATCAGGAATGAATGTATTTTATACGTTGAAATCGACAAAGCCACTAACTGGCGGAGAGATAAAGTATATTAATCTCCTAAATAAAGAAGAATTTCCTGAGCATTCACGTAGCTATAATGTATATTTTCCTGATGATATTCAAAATGAATTTCAAGATATGGTTGAGTACCAATTTGTAAACTCTTTTTCTTTTGAGGAATTAACGTTTAACTTTGAATTAGTTACAGTAATGGACAATCAAGAAATAAAATTTCTGATTCCTTTTGAACTCAAGGAAAATGTAAAGAAGAATATAACTTATCCAATAAACCAGGTTGTGGAAGTGGAGAATCAAAAAATCACGATAGAAGAAATTATCGTGTACCCATTACGAATTGGAGTGAAGGTAGCATTTAATCCTGCTAATACAAAAGAAATTTTGGGATTTGAAGATATGCGGTTGGAAAATGAAAAAGAAGAAGTTTGGAGTTCTATTAAAAACGGAACTGTAATGAGGCATATAAGTGAAAATGAGAAAACATTTTATTTGCAGTCTAATTATTTTGAAAAAACGAAGGAAATTTATTTGTGTATAAATAAGTTGATGGCAATTGATAAGGAAGACGCGATGGTTATTGTAGACACGGAAGCAAGTAAATTAATAAAAAGTCCGAAAGACGGTAAGCTTAAATTAGGAAAAACTTCTGAGAATCAAATAGAATTTTATATGGAATCGAATTCAGAAAATCATTTTAGTCTCTTTAGTTATGCAATAGATGCTGATGGAAAAGAACTCTCAATATCTACTGAACTAATGACAAGTACCAATAATGAAAAGAGATGGGAGTTACATTTAGAAAACACTGTTTATAAAAATCCTTTACGTCTTGAATTATTCGCTTACCCTAATTACATCGAAGGGGATGTAAAGATAGAAGTAAAATAAGCTGCATGCTTTGGTAGTGGTATTCATCATACCATTACCAAAGCACACGTTTTTTTATTGTAAGCGTTACATTTTTGTGTTAAAGTAAAGTTACGTAAACGTTTACGTGAAGGGTGAAATAAATGACGATAACAATTAAAGACATAGCAAAAGTCGCCAATGTGTCCACAGCAACTGTTTCAAGAGTTTTAAATGGAGCAGGTGGTTACAATGAAGAGACAAAGAAGAAAATCCTGCAAATGGCAGAAGAGCTAGGCTATCGGAGAAATGAAATGGCGAGAAGCTTAGTGAAAAAATCTAGTAATTTAATTGGTATTATCATGCCAAACGTGTCAACCATCTTTTATGCTGATATTGTAAATGGGATGGAGAAGGTAGCGCAATGTCATGGCTTTAGTGTCATTCTTTCCCATGCTGGGGAGAAAGGTAATCGATTAATTGATTGCTTAAAAATGCTAGAAGAAAGAAAAGTGGATGGGCTTGTTCTTGTATCTATCCCACTAACCGAGGAGCAAATTCAAGCTATTGAATCATTGAGTATCCCTTATGTGCTATTGTCTACAGATACACAAAATAAACAAATACCTTTTATTAAAGTAGATGATTTTGAAGCTTCCTATGCTGCTACAAAGTATCTAATTGACCATGGACATCGAAAAATTGGCTTGGCAGGTGTGGATTACGCTGATCGAGTAGCTGGGATTCCGAGGATAGAAGGATATAAAAAGGCATTAATGGATCACGGATTAAGTATTTCGGCTAACTACATAAAAGCAGGAGATTATAGTTTTTCTGCCGGAAAAGAAGCCCTCTATGCTTTCCATGCTGAAAAGGCTGGAATAACAGCTGTATTTTGTGTAAGTGATGAAGTAGCACTTGGTGTTATTTCAGCAGCCTTTGACTTAGGGATAAAAATACCAGAGCAACTTTCTGTCATAGGCTACGATAATACGAGAGTTGCAGAAATGGCTGTTCCTCCCTTAACTACAATAGAGCAACCATTTCAGTTAATGGGAGAAAAGGGCTGCTTGAAAGTGATTGAGGCTATTCAGCAAAAAGTAGAAGTGAAAACAGAAAGGATGCCATTTCGATTAGTAGAAAGGGCGTCTGTAATAAATAGGATGGAGTAAAATTTTTTAAACTTTACATAAACGTTTATGTAAAGAATATATTTTCACAGAAAGTAGGTAACATAATGGAAAAGAAATGGTGGCAAACGTCAGTCGTATATCAAATATATCCAAGAAGCTTTCAAGATAGTAATGGAGATGGAATTGGAGATTTAAGAGGAATCATCAATCGTCTTGATTATTTGCAAAAACTAGGAATCGATGTTATTTGGCTAAGCCCTGTATACAAATCGCCTAATGACGATAATGGCTATGATATTAGTGAT from Niallia sp. FSL W8-0635 carries:
- a CDS encoding class I SAM-dependent methyltransferase, with protein sequence MTIDILQQNKKSWNKVAHHFNGIDALPSYGPFSQTEEELRLLKEITNKKVLDIGCGSGHSLLYMADKGASELWGIDLSEKQIETAKETLKGLSSNLFCAAMEEDIGLPTLYFDTVYSIYAIGWTTDLASTFKLIYSYLKPGGEFIFSWDHPLYAHMQSENGQIYLQGSYQEEGLTAYQRFKGEEAPVVIPKRKMSTYINELIKAGFTIESVIESEVSKNFETIETEISDRYYSLYKARKFPTTMIMKARKA
- a CDS encoding polysaccharide deacetylase family protein — translated: MKKILVVVIGILLLFLLLFSTYKLMNARTFQLFGGLTNHVHTNEKVVALTFDDGPTQNVDEILALLDTYDAKATFFLIGNEIEKNPEIAKEIAKNGHQLGNHTYSHKRMIFKSQSFIKTEIEDTNKLIKKAGYTGDIDFRPPNGKRLIGLPYYLKKANMDTILWDIEPDTYYQVAEDKVNYVKESVKPGSVILMHPMYDQTGEELKAIEGVLKTLMEEGYTFVTVNELQQLGGK
- a CDS encoding ABC transporter permease — its product is MNIMNKLTLRNLKENKRRTLVTIIGVIISVSMLTAVATLGLSFIDLLKRDSMARDGEWHAQFSGVNSEQAKEIRKDSNIEKVILSNDLGYANWKDSKNENKPYLFFKQYDEQGFKQFLITLKEGTFPKAANEIIISDEMRKKGNSHYAIGEELKVSIGERHFKLDEEDSILTQTDPLQRNEEGESVEEIQQAKSYTFKIVGIMETPSWEPSWSPGYTVVSYLDQNELTTSSSVNASVVMKKVKQSLYEDSESLAKKLAIAKVNFNNELLRYYGVSSNDNLLLTMYSLIGIVILVIVIGSVALIYNAFAISVSERARHLGMLSSVGATKKQKRNSVFFEGAVIGGISIPIGIIAGLVGIGITFSFINKYLQDALNSTQELNVVVTPYSILFSIIISVVTIFISTYLPARKASKISAIDAIRQTQDIKLSGKKMKTSKFVRKLFGIEAEIGLKNLKRNKRRYQTTVFSLVISILLFLVVAYFTDNMKKSVGLSQENIDYDIAVSADSTTPEEELQILANAPSITESNLIKNAYVSTYLKKDLLSENNRKSVEKGDAFLEDGKLPFTVNFFILSESAFKRYANSVGFPIKEYTNPDDPKGIVIETASYFDPYEEKFVEEKVLNAKPGDYLDLYSYREESAKDEIFTKIQIGLFTNETFMGMDADNYRMLTMIISNEVAEKLFEKEKNINLNYNLYLNSDNPEKAQEELEDLKTGSIYIYNVEKDRKQSEQMIMIMSVFMYGFISLISLISIANIFNTISTSISLRKREFAMLRSVGMTPTGFNKMIYFESIFYGIKALMYGLPISIGVIAILYWSISNTFEYGFALPWLSIFYVVIAIFIIVASAMLYSVSKIKKENIIDGLKQENA
- a CDS encoding sensor histidine kinase, with the translated sequence MIRNREVKVLLFILAVISIMAIIYASVVYSISAAVFLLVVIAAITYCFYHFTRYRYKEMEKLSNYLQQISNGDVRLDIRDNVEGELSILKNNIYKVTLMLSEQSALLREEKLKLTDAISDISHQLKTPLTSMVVMTDLLCNPNLEEMRRREFTNNISIQLERMEWLVSSLLKLSKMDAGTIPFKKEQVDVKKLINKSVEPILIPMDIKGLSFEITGDESVSYTGDFNWTAEALINILKNCVEHTSEDGKIHIRYAENVLFTEIIIQDNGKGISKKDLPYIFKRFYKGENASEDSIGIGLAMAYSIIKSQHGDIEVRSKVGEGTTFHIKFYKQVI
- a CDS encoding ABC transporter ATP-binding protein translates to MEILKIENLSKVYGKGETAVTALDNVSFTVNKGEFVAIIGPSGSGKSTLLHMLGGVDRPTNGKVFVDNTDIYQLNETQLAIFRRRQIGLIYQFYNLIPILSVEENITLPLLLDNHQVDKEQFNRIVSILGLQQRLDHLPNQLSGGQQQRVSIGRALISNPAIMLADEPTGNLDSKNSEEIMELLKMFNKTYNQTLIVITHDERIALQADRVISVEDGKIAKNEVIRP
- a CDS encoding response regulator transcription factor yields the protein MKILIVEDDKTIASGLEYSLQSEKYETITCFNVQTAKRALEDQLKFIDLCIFDLSLPDGSGYELCEYVKSKADKPVIFLTALDDEVNVVMGLDMGADDYITKPFRLRELLSRIKSVLRRYNKQLQNNPLIEIDSIRINTSEGKIYKRNEEVMVTALEYRLFLIFANNIGQVLTRSQLLEKIWDVAGDFVNDNTLTVYIKRLREKLEDDPQKPTIIKTIRGLGYKVGD